ACAGTGATCCTTTACAATAACAACATTTACGGTATGACCGGCGGCCAATATTCGCCGCTCACCCCGGTCAACAACAAAGCGACCACGGCGCCCTACGGCACGGTCGAGCGCACCTTTGACATCGCCGAACTGGCCAAAGCGGCCGGCGCCACCTTTGTCGCCCGCGGCACGGCCTATCACACCCAAATGCTCGTCGACCTCATCGCCCAGGCCATCAGCCATGACGGCTTCGCGCTGGTGGAAGCCATCACCCAGTGCCCCATTTCCTACGGCCGTCAGAACAAGATGGGCGACGCTCCCAAAATGATGCAGTGGCAGCGCGACCACGCCGTCACCGTCGAGGCGGCGAAAAAGCTCGCCCCCGAACAGCTTGCCGACAAATTCCTCATCGGCGTCCTGCATAAGAGCGAAGCGCCGGAATACACCAAGCAATATGATTTAATCCTCGCCAAAGCGCAGAAAGGAGCCCGGTAATATGGTTGAAATGCGGCTTTCAGGCTCTGGCGGACAGGGTCTTATTCTCGCCGGTATCATTCTCGCCGAAGCGGCGCTGCTGGACGGTAAACTGGCCATCCAGTCCCAGTCCTACGGTCCCGAGGCTC
The Sporolituus thermophilus DSM 23256 genome window above contains:
- a CDS encoding 2-oxoacid:ferredoxin oxidoreductase subunit beta: MEKIIEKYYRPRLPHIWCPGCGNGIVTGAIVKAIDKLGLDQNKTVIVSGIGCSSRASGYLNFDTVHSAHGRALPVATGIKLAEPDLNVIVVTGDGDGTAIGGNHFIHAARRNINLTVILYNNNIYGMTGGQYSPLTPVNNKATTAPYGTVERTFDIAELAKAAGATFVARGTAYHTQMLVDLIAQAISHDGFALVEAITQCPISYGRQNKMGDAPKMMQWQRDHAVTVEAAKKLAPEQLADKFLIGVLHKSEAPEYTKQYDLILAKAQKGAR